One Cydia fagiglandana chromosome 11, ilCydFagi1.1, whole genome shotgun sequence genomic region harbors:
- the LOC134668484 gene encoding inducible metalloproteinase inhibitor protein-like, producing the protein MACFVFLICLIIYTAIVTTFVSIGKTCEGRHEIYIDCPAGQCNPKTCNDLVHPPGCPGKIPPCPGGCVCETGYLRNENGTCIPEEQCSYICTKKHERYINCYAGQCIPETCEDLDRPIICPFIIGPCPGGCMCEEGYLRQDGECIKIEDCPPKPCGGNQTWLSPCNAPCPYPQCPRDDKPPCAELKPCYPGCQCKPGYNRNSTGLCILASDCPSYSTSD; encoded by the exons ATGGCTTGTTTTGTTTTTCTTATATGTCTTATAATTTATACGGCGATAGTCACAACATTTGTTAGCATTG GTAAGACGTGCGAAGGACGACATGAAATATACATCGACTGTCCTGCCGGCCAATGTAACCCCAAAACTTGTAACGACTTAGTGCATCCACCTGGTTGTCCAGGAAAAATACCACCATGCCCAGGTGGCTGTGTTTGCGAAACCGGATATCTAAGAAATGAGAATGGAACATGCATACCGGAGGAACAGTGTT CTTACATTTGCACCAAGAAACACGAAAGATATATAAATTGTTACGCTGGTCAATGCATTCCCGAAACTTGTGAAGATTTGGATAGACCGATTATATGTCCTTTCATAATAGGACCATGCCCTGGTGGCTGCATGTGTGAAGAAGGATACTTAAGACAAGATGGAGAATGTATCAAGATCGAAGACTGTC CTCCAAAACCTTGCGGAGGAAATCAAACGTGGTTGTCCCCGTGCAACGCACCCTGTCCCTATCCTCAATGCCCAAGAGACGACAAGCCACCATGCGCTGAGCTAAAACCATGCTACCCAGGATGTCAATGCAAACCAGGTTATAACAGAAATTCAACTGGACTCTGTATCCTGGCTTCGGATTGTC CTTCGTACTCCACATCTGACTAA